The genomic interval GTCCGGGCGAAGAGCCCCTCCTCGCCGGTGGGACGGGGGCCTCCGGACGGCCGCCTACTCAGCGCGCGCCGGACCGGCCTGAGTAGCGGTCCTGAGTACCCGCGCCGATCCGGGCGGCGGACCGGTCGGCGAAAGTAAGGCCCATGAACGGCCTGTACGCACTCAAGCCCTGGTACGCGGCCCGCCTCGGCGGGCTGCGCGCCGCGCTCGCCCGGCACGGGGTGTCCCCGGACACCCTGACCGCCGCCGGCGTGCTCAGCGCGGCCGGCGCGGGGGCGGCGCTCGCGCTGCTGCCCGCGCCCCTGGCAGCCGCCCCCGTCGCGTTCCTCCTCGCCGCGCGCCTCGCCTTCGCCAACCTCGACGGCGCGCTCGCCCGCGACACCGGGCGCACCACGCGCCGGGGCGCGGTGCTCAACGAGCTCGGGGACCGGGCGGCCGATCTGCTCGTCCTCGCCGGCTTCCTGCCGCTCGCGCCGCTGTGGCTGGTGGCGGTGGCAGCGCTCGCCGCGACGCTGCCGTCCTGGGTGTCGCTCGCGGGTGCGGCGGCGGGTGCCGCCCGGCGCAACGGCGGCCCGGTGGGCAAGACGGAACGCTGTCTGCTGGCGGTCGTGGCGGCGGCGACGGGCTGGGCCGTGCCGGTGCTCGTCGTGGTCGCGGTGGGCTCGGCGCTGACGGCGCTGTTCCGGCTGGGGTGGCTGTGGCGCGAGCTGGGTGCGAGCCGGTGAACGCCTACATAGCCAACGAGGACGTGCTCACCCGCGTCGTACCCGTCGT from Streptomyces albireticuli carries:
- a CDS encoding CDP-alcohol phosphatidyltransferase family protein → MNGLYALKPWYAARLGGLRAALARHGVSPDTLTAAGVLSAAGAGAALALLPAPLAAAPVAFLLAARLAFANLDGALARDTGRTTRRGAVLNELGDRAADLLVLAGFLPLAPLWLVAVAALAATLPSWVSLAGAAAGAARRNGGPVGKTERCLLAVVAAATGWAVPVLVVVAVGSALTALFRLGWLWRELGASR